One window from the genome of Paramormyrops kingsleyae isolate MSU_618 chromosome 3, PKINGS_0.4, whole genome shotgun sequence encodes:
- the LOC111839625 gene encoding annexin A4-like: MSYPGYPPQPGGYPPQPGGYPPQPGGYPPQPGGYPPQGGGYPPAAGGCPPVPPTGTNSGWGASPGFPGFGLDNVTNPAFTPAGLSGMASQISSSMGGFSSNPSMFPSPQPGGQAQYGMYPQPSSGTGSFQAGPSFPGVPGPTPPMQGYPGAPGPNPSMPSYPGAPGPNPSMPSYPGAPGPNPSMPGYPGAPGPNPSMPGYPGAPGPNPSMPGYPGGPGPNPSMPGYGGGPPAPAINRGYRGTIQEFPGADPLKDVEVLRKAMKGFGTDEQAIIDLLANRSNKQRVPLLVTYKTAYGKDLVKDLKSELSGNFEKLVLAMLKTPAQFNAAELHDAIKGAGTDEACLIEILSSRTNAEIHEINQVYKAEHKKTLEEAISGDTSGHFRRLLISLAQGNRNESETVDISLAKQDAQTLYAAGENKLGTDESKFNAILCSRSKSHLRAVFHEYQQMCGIDIEKSICREMSGNLESGMLAVVKCIRNTPAYFAERLQKSMKGLGTKDKTLIRVMVSRSETDMLDIRQEYMKHYGKSLYHDISGDTSGDYKKLLLKLCGGND, translated from the exons ATGAGTTATCCTGGCTACCCACCTCAGCCTGGTGGCTACCCACCTCAGCCTGGGGGCTACCCACCTCAGCCTGGAGGCTACCCACCTCAGCCTGGGGGCTACCCACCACAGGGAGGTGGCTACCCCCCTGCAGCTGGAGGATGTCCTCCAGTGCCCCCTACAG GTACTAACTCTGGATGGGGTGCTAGCCCAGGCTTTCCTGGCTTTGGCTTGGACAATGTGACAAATCCCGCATTCACCCCTGCTGGTTTGTCAGGAATG GCTAGTCAGATCTCATCTTCTATGGGGGGTTTCAGCTCAAACCCCTCCATGTTCCCTTCCCCCCAGCCAGGAGGCCAGGCACAGTATGGAATGTACCCCCAGCCCAGTTCGGGTACTGGTTCATTTCAGGCTGGTCCAAGCTTCCCTGGGGTCCCTGGGCCAACACCTCCTATGCAGGGCTACCCAGGTGCCCCTGGACCCAACCCGTCTATGCCAAGCTACCCAGGTGCCCCTGGACCCAACCCGTCTATGCCAAGCTATCCTGGGGCCCCTGGACCCAACCCGTCTATGCCAGGCTATCCTGGGGCCCCTGGACCCAACCCGTCTATGCCAGGCTATCCTGGGGCCCCTGGACCCAACCCGTCCATGCCAGGCTATCCTGGGGGCCCTGGACCCAACCCGTCCATGCCAGGCTATGGAGGAGGTCCCCCAGCCCCTGCTATCAAT AGAGGCTATCGAGGTACTATCCAGGAGTTTCCCGGTGCCGATCCACTAAAGGATGTTGAAGTTCTTCGGAAAGCAATGAAAGGCTTTG GTACTGATGAGCAAGCTATCATTGATCTTCTTGCAAATCGCTCCAACAAGCAGCGGGTGCCGCTGTTAGTCACCTACAAAACAGCATATGGGaag GATTTAGTGAAAGATTTGAAGTCAGAGCTTTCAGGGAACTTTGAAAAGCTTGTGCTGGCCATGCTGAAGACTCCAGCACAGTTTAATGCAGCTGAACTCCATGATGCAATCAAG GGTGCTGGCACAGATGAGGCATGCCTCATTGAGATCCTATCCTCACGCACTAATGCTGAGATCCACGAAATCAATCAGGTCTACAAAGCAG aacataagaaaaccTTGGAAGAAGCCATCAGTGGAGACACCTCAGGACACTTTCGTAGACTGCTCATCTCTTTGGCTCAG GGGAATCGAAATGAGAGTGAGACTGTGGATATATCACTGGCAAAGCAGGATGCTCAG ACACTCTATGCTGCGGGGGAAAACAAACTGGGGACAGATGAATCAAAGTTCAATGCTATCCTGTGTTCTAGAAGCAAAAGCCACCTGAGAGCAG TGTTCCATGAGTATCAACAAATGTGTGGCATTGATATAGAAAAGAGCATCTGTAGGGAGATGTCAGGAAACCTGGAGAGTGGCATGTTGGCCGTAG tgaagTGCATCAGAAACACACCTGCCTACTTTGCAGAAAGGCTGCAGAAGTCTATGAAG GGATTGGGCACCAAGGACAAGACCTTGATCCGAGTAATGGTATCCCGCTCTGAAACTGACATGCTGGACATCCGTCAGGAGTACATGAAACATTATGGAAAATCTCTGTATCACGACATTTCG GGGGATACATCTGGAGATTACAAGAAGCTCCTGTTAAAGCTGTGTGGAGGAAATGACTAG